One segment of Desulfosudis oleivorans Hxd3 DNA contains the following:
- a CDS encoding ectoine synthase, protein MIVRDLQEILGTDREVTGEGWTSRRLLLKKDGMGFSFHETIIAAGTEHLFWYKNHLEAVYCVAGNGTIEDLATGQVHRIKNGVLYALNNHDRHVLRGGTEDMRLICAFNPPVTGRETHDSDGSYELVEE, encoded by the coding sequence ATGATTGTAAGGGACCTTCAGGAGATTCTCGGCACTGACCGTGAGGTGACCGGAGAGGGGTGGACCAGCCGCCGCCTGCTGCTGAAAAAAGACGGCATGGGGTTCTCCTTTCATGAGACTATCATTGCCGCCGGCACCGAGCACCTGTTCTGGTACAAAAACCACCTGGAGGCGGTCTATTGCGTGGCCGGCAACGGTACCATCGAAGACCTGGCCACCGGGCAGGTCCACCGGATCAAAAACGGGGTGCTCTACGCGCTGAACAACCATGACCGCCACGTGCTGCGGGGCGGCACCGAAGACATGCGCCTGATTTGCGCCTTCAACCCACCGGTCACAGGCCGGGAAACACACGACAGCGACGGCTCCTACGAGCTGGTCGAGGAGTAA
- a CDS encoding TIGR01212 family radical SAM protein (This family includes YhcC from E. coli K-12, an uncharacterized radical SAM protein.): MPERRYYDLNRYFRSVFGCRVHKITLDAGFSCPNRDGTLSSGGCIYCNARGSGTGAHARGLSVTDQLLAGRQVMTRRFKAKKFIAYFQAYTNTYAPVDRLKALYDEALAVPDMVGIAVGTRPDCVDDAVLDLLASYAKQHMVWLEIGVQSALDRTLAIINRGHDTACTTSAVQAAVDRGLLVCGHIILGLPGESREEMVETGRYIADLGMAGVKFHVLYVVRGTPLAAMSGNGDYRCMEQQDYVDAVCDVLEVLPPTMVIQRLTGDPHPDELVAPLWTLDKRGTLEAINDTLERRDSWQGKHYKTLPGPG, translated from the coding sequence ATGCCGGAGAGACGATATTACGATCTGAACCGCTATTTCCGGTCGGTTTTTGGATGCCGGGTGCACAAGATCACCCTTGATGCCGGGTTTTCCTGCCCCAACCGGGACGGTACCCTTTCCTCCGGGGGGTGCATTTACTGTAATGCGCGGGGCTCGGGAACCGGGGCCCACGCCAGAGGGCTGTCGGTGACCGATCAGCTGCTGGCCGGCCGGCAGGTTATGACCCGCCGGTTTAAGGCTAAAAAATTCATCGCCTATTTTCAGGCGTATACCAATACTTACGCGCCGGTGGACCGGCTGAAGGCCCTGTACGACGAGGCCCTGGCCGTGCCTGACATGGTCGGCATTGCCGTGGGCACCCGGCCGGACTGCGTGGACGACGCGGTGCTGGACCTGCTGGCATCCTATGCGAAACAGCACATGGTGTGGCTGGAGATCGGGGTGCAGAGCGCTTTGGACCGGACCCTGGCCATTATCAACCGGGGACACGACACCGCCTGCACCACTTCCGCTGTTCAGGCAGCTGTGGACCGGGGGCTGCTGGTCTGCGGCCATATCATTCTGGGGCTGCCCGGTGAAAGCCGGGAAGAGATGGTGGAAACAGGCCGGTATATCGCGGATTTGGGCATGGCCGGAGTAAAGTTTCACGTGCTGTACGTGGTCCGGGGAACACCCCTGGCGGCCATGTCGGGCAACGGGGACTACCGGTGCATGGAGCAGCAGGATTACGTGGACGCGGTGTGCGACGTGCTGGAGGTGCTGCCGCCGACTATGGTGATTCAGCGGCTCACCGGAGACCCCCATCCGGATGAGCTGGTGGCGCCTTTGTGGACCCTGGACAAGCGGGGAACGCTAGAGGCTATCAACGATACACTGGAGCGCCGCGATTCGTGGCAGGGAAAGCATTACAAAACCCTGCCAGGCCCGGGGTGA
- a CDS encoding dodecin family protein, whose translation MANSVYKIINLVGTSDKSWEDAAKAAVDQAGKSLQDLRIAEVEKLDLKLEDGKVVAYRANVRVSFKYKGN comes from the coding sequence ATGGCTAACAGCGTTTACAAAATCATCAACCTGGTGGGCACCAGCGACAAATCGTGGGAAGATGCGGCCAAGGCCGCGGTGGACCAGGCCGGAAAATCGCTCCAGGACCTGAGAATCGCCGAGGTTGAAAAGCTGGATCTGAAACTCGAAGACGGAAAGGTGGTGGCCTACAGGGCCAATGTACGGGTATCGTTCAAATACAAGGGGAACTGA
- the guaA gene encoding glutamine-hydrolyzing GMP synthase, protein MILIIDFGSQFNQLIARRVRENKVYCQIEPPTITISRIRALAPEGIILSGGPSGIYEKHSPKVTKAVFDLGVPVLGICYGMQFMVGALGGAVHAATKREYGFAELAVKAQAKIFKGVGKKTTCWMSHGDSAETVPPGFKIIGSTENTKIAAIADTRRKFYGLQFHPEVAHTAEGTTMIANFLFDICKCRPTWSMAAFAEETIAEIRERVGEKRVILGLSGGVDSSVAALLIHHAIGRQLTCIFVDNGLLRKDEAKKLKAVFAEKLQLNIRFVNAAGRFLKALAGVADPEKKRKIIGKIFMDVFEAEAKKIKGADFLAQGTLYPDVIESQSAFGGPTSIIKSHHNVGGLPAKMKLSLIEPLRFLFKDEVRLLGKTLGLDDDMVHRQPFPGPGLAIRIIGKVDRRQLTLLREVDAILLEEIRKAGYYRKLWQSFAVLLPLKSVGIMGDKRTYENIAAIRAVTSVDAMTADWARLPHDLMGRISNRIINEVKGVNRVVYDISSKPPSTIEWE, encoded by the coding sequence ATGATTCTGATTATTGATTTTGGTTCACAGTTCAACCAGCTTATTGCCCGGCGGGTGCGGGAAAACAAGGTCTATTGCCAGATCGAGCCCCCCACCATCACCATCAGCCGAATTCGCGCTCTGGCGCCGGAAGGCATTATCCTTTCCGGCGGCCCCTCAGGTATCTATGAAAAGCACAGCCCAAAGGTGACAAAGGCGGTTTTCGACCTGGGCGTGCCGGTCCTGGGCATCTGCTACGGCATGCAGTTCATGGTGGGGGCACTGGGCGGCGCCGTGCACGCCGCGACAAAGCGGGAGTACGGGTTTGCCGAGCTGGCTGTCAAGGCGCAGGCAAAGATATTCAAGGGGGTCGGCAAAAAGACCACCTGCTGGATGAGCCACGGCGATTCGGCCGAGACCGTTCCCCCGGGGTTTAAGATCATCGGCTCCACGGAAAACACGAAAATCGCGGCCATTGCCGATACCCGGCGAAAGTTTTACGGCCTTCAGTTTCATCCGGAGGTGGCCCACACCGCCGAAGGCACCACCATGATCGCCAATTTTCTGTTTGACATCTGCAAGTGCAGGCCCACCTGGTCCATGGCCGCCTTTGCCGAGGAGACGATTGCCGAGATTCGGGAAAGAGTGGGCGAAAAGCGGGTGATTCTGGGCTTGAGCGGCGGCGTGGACTCGTCGGTGGCGGCACTGCTGATTCACCATGCCATTGGCAGGCAGCTGACCTGTATTTTTGTGGACAACGGCCTTTTGCGCAAGGACGAGGCAAAAAAGTTAAAGGCCGTGTTTGCCGAAAAACTTCAACTCAACATTCGGTTTGTCAATGCCGCGGGCCGGTTTTTAAAGGCCCTGGCCGGGGTCGCCGATCCGGAAAAAAAGCGCAAGATCATCGGCAAGATCTTTATGGATGTGTTTGAGGCCGAGGCCAAAAAAATCAAGGGGGCCGATTTTTTGGCCCAGGGCACCCTTTATCCGGATGTAATCGAGTCCCAGTCGGCATTCGGCGGGCCCACGTCCATTATAAAGTCCCACCACAACGTGGGCGGGCTGCCGGCAAAAATGAAGCTTTCGCTTATCGAGCCCCTGCGGTTTCTTTTCAAGGACGAGGTGCGCCTTTTAGGAAAAACCCTGGGCCTGGATGACGACATGGTCCACCGCCAGCCCTTTCCCGGTCCCGGCCTTGCCATTCGCATCATCGGCAAGGTGGACCGGCGGCAGCTGACCCTGCTGCGGGAGGTCGACGCCATCCTGCTGGAGGAGATAAGAAAGGCCGGATACTATCGCAAACTGTGGCAGTCCTTTGCCGTGCTTTTGCCGTTAAAGAGTGTGGGCATCATGGGAGACAAGCGTACCTACGAAAACATCGCGGCCATTCGGGCCGTCACCAGCGTAGACGCCATGACCGCGGACTGGGCAAGGCTGCCCCATGACCTGATGGGCCGCATCTCCAACCGGATCATCAACGAGGTGAAGGGCGTCAACCGGGTGGTCTACGACATCAGTTCCAAACCGCCCAGCACCATTGAATGGGAGTAA
- a CDS encoding HEAT repeat domain-containing protein — translation MIFHFKDTFRLLYPVRVLVAGLVAAQAVATGVVWFSNRALSAKLAALQDAGYHLLPGMRIDPALTGFEAAFGGGVFFTLSLGAGIVLLSLGGVMLVQSVWTPQIRKALTLVLIVLWASVLVWANSNGLCYSVSAFLLILPPVTMALALWWSPCRHDRRRLPWRRAWHFFLILVLVAVWAPRIDKDLFVNIKDNLMLTTRPGMALVHLYYKYTLYPAEVFRPLSGKQVKAYAVEGVDEMRAAALEKSMAGDNYFSVSDAPRADLVIRGEKSGLVLLRNAKPVMTVSADDLLTDTGSLLHAFSDKTDNARAFRRLTLWTLVWVAPLVLYLTVFAVFSLIPGLLTGLRTASVFVPLLCCLFFVFVVIHWLDTPVVEVADRRAVAEMLQSGTRRDKIAALRYIHENGMEISRFPGFRQLSAADDYALRYWLVRNLGNSRHPDAMNRIIRWMDADSNYMVCKAIEAAAGLHGSAEKAIFRRALVDKLQTSTDWYVQHYAFRAARRAGWVPERSG, via the coding sequence ATGATATTCCATTTCAAGGATACCTTCCGGCTGCTCTATCCGGTGCGGGTGCTGGTGGCGGGGCTGGTGGCGGCCCAGGCCGTGGCCACGGGAGTGGTCTGGTTTTCCAACCGTGCCCTTTCAGCAAAGCTGGCGGCCCTGCAGGACGCCGGCTATCACCTGCTGCCCGGCATGCGCATCGATCCGGCCCTGACCGGTTTTGAGGCAGCTTTTGGTGGGGGCGTTTTTTTTACCCTGAGTCTGGGGGCCGGGATCGTGCTGCTTTCTCTGGGGGGCGTCATGCTGGTCCAGTCCGTCTGGACACCCCAAATTCGGAAGGCCCTGACCCTTGTGCTGATCGTTCTGTGGGCCTCTGTACTGGTGTGGGCCAACAGCAACGGCCTCTGTTACAGCGTTTCGGCGTTCCTCCTGATTCTGCCGCCGGTGACCATGGCCCTGGCCCTTTGGTGGTCTCCCTGTCGACATGACCGGCGGCGGCTGCCCTGGCGAAGGGCCTGGCATTTTTTTCTCATCCTGGTGCTGGTGGCAGTCTGGGCGCCGCGCATCGACAAGGACCTGTTTGTGAACATCAAGGATAACCTGATGCTCACCACCCGGCCCGGCATGGCGTTGGTACACCTTTATTACAAGTATACCCTCTATCCGGCCGAGGTATTCCGGCCCCTGTCCGGAAAACAGGTCAAAGCATACGCTGTTGAAGGAGTTGATGAAATGCGGGCCGCGGCACTTGAGAAAAGCATGGCCGGTGATAACTATTTTTCTGTCAGCGACGCGCCAAGGGCCGATCTTGTAATCCGAGGAGAAAAAAGCGGGCTGGTTTTGTTGCGTAATGCAAAACCGGTAATGACGGTATCGGCTGACGATCTTCTGACCGACACAGGGAGCCTGCTTCACGCTTTTTCTGACAAAACCGATAACGCACGGGCCTTTCGCCGCCTGACCCTGTGGACCCTGGTGTGGGTGGCGCCCCTGGTCCTATACCTGACTGTGTTTGCCGTGTTTTCTCTGATACCGGGGTTGCTGACAGGTTTGCGGACCGCTTCCGTGTTCGTGCCCCTGCTCTGCTGCCTGTTTTTTGTTTTTGTGGTGATTCATTGGCTGGACACGCCTGTTGTGGAGGTTGCTGACCGGCGGGCCGTTGCAGAGATGCTCCAGTCCGGGACACGCAGGGACAAGATCGCGGCCCTTCGGTACATTCACGAAAACGGGATGGAGATATCCCGGTTTCCCGGGTTCCGACAGCTGTCAGCCGCCGATGATTATGCGCTGCGTTACTGGCTGGTGAGAAACCTTGGCAACAGCCGTCATCCCGACGCCATGAACCGGATCATCCGGTGGATGGATGCGGACTCCAACTACATGGTGTGCAAGGCCATTGAGGCGGCGGCCGGTCTGCACGGAAGCGCTGAAAAGGCGATTTTCAGACGGGCCCTGGTGGACAAGCTGCAAACATCCACGGACTGGTATGTCCAGCACTATGCTTTCAGAGCGGCCAGGAGGGCGGGATGGGTGCCGGAACGGTCAGGCTGA
- the hemC gene encoding hydroxymethylbilane synthase gives MEIRIGSRKSSLAMWQTCYVEDKLKQSGITTSILPIDTRGDQVLNVAIAKIGSKGVFTEELEAKLADGDIDIAVHSAKDMPSVLPDGFELIAFTDREEPADVLVSHKKDLDISDSSRPVTIGTSSVRRQALLGRFYPHVRTVDIRGNVQTRVLKMKEGLCDAILMAYAGIHRMGMDDLIVHTFSPDTFIPPVGQGCIAVEASSRLAAEKKEAIRACINHPASETCLLAERAFLKRLEGGCSIPAFALARLNGDRLTLSGGLMSLDGKKFIFNTRAGAGSQATAIGTDLGNHVLENGGAALLAEIRKQQTT, from the coding sequence ATGGAAATAAGAATAGGTTCGAGAAAAAGCAGTCTGGCGATGTGGCAAACCTGTTATGTTGAAGACAAGTTGAAACAGTCGGGTATAACCACTTCCATTCTGCCCATTGATACCCGGGGAGACCAGGTTCTGAATGTGGCCATCGCGAAAATCGGCTCCAAGGGCGTGTTCACCGAGGAGCTGGAGGCAAAGCTGGCCGACGGCGATATCGACATTGCCGTGCACAGCGCCAAGGACATGCCTTCCGTGCTGCCGGACGGTTTTGAACTGATCGCCTTTACCGACCGGGAAGAGCCCGCGGATGTTCTGGTGAGTCACAAAAAAGATCTGGACATCAGTGATTCATCACGACCGGTCACCATCGGCACCTCATCGGTGCGGCGCCAGGCCCTGCTGGGACGGTTTTATCCCCATGTCCGGACCGTGGATATTCGGGGCAACGTTCAGACCCGTGTTCTAAAAATGAAAGAAGGCCTCTGCGACGCCATTCTCATGGCCTATGCCGGTATCCATCGAATGGGCATGGACGACCTGATCGTCCACACGTTTTCGCCCGACACATTTATTCCACCGGTGGGACAGGGGTGCATTGCGGTGGAGGCATCCAGCCGCCTGGCTGCTGAAAAAAAAGAGGCCATTCGGGCCTGTATCAACCACCCGGCCAGTGAAACCTGCCTGCTGGCTGAAAGGGCCTTTCTGAAACGGCTGGAAGGGGGCTGTTCGATTCCCGCCTTTGCCCTGGCCCGTTTGAATGGCGACCGCCTCACGCTTTCCGGGGGACTGATGAGCCTGGACGGCAAAAAATTTATATTCAACACCCGCGCCGGCGCCGGCAGCCAGGCAACCGCCATCGGCACGGATCTGGGAAACCATGTTCTGGAAAACGGCGGCGCCGCCCTGCTGGCAGAAATCAGAAAACAACAGACCACATAA
- the larB gene encoding nickel pincer cofactor biosynthesis protein LarB, with protein sequence MDLAALKQILADVASGKLPVDGAVKGLSRMSYEDIGYAHVDHHRSLRKGFGEVIFGAGKTPEQVCGIMERMCDQETVVLVTRVTPEIAASVTGAFPGAVYHADARMVVWQKQAPENTGRGTIAVFSAGTSDIPVAMEAVLTARAMGNTVEPVFDVGVAGIHRLFGYRDLIEEATVIVVAAGMEGALPSVVAGMTGRPVIAVPTSIGYGAGLGGFAALLGMLNSCSSNVAVVNIDNGFGAGYMAACINRK encoded by the coding sequence ATGGATTTGGCTGCATTAAAACAGATATTGGCAGATGTTGCAAGCGGCAAACTTCCCGTGGACGGCGCGGTGAAGGGGCTTTCCCGCATGTCTTACGAAGACATCGGGTACGCCCATGTGGACCACCACCGGAGCCTGCGCAAGGGGTTTGGCGAAGTGATTTTCGGGGCCGGAAAAACACCGGAACAGGTGTGCGGTATCATGGAACGCATGTGCGACCAGGAGACCGTGGTGCTGGTGACCCGCGTGACCCCGGAGATCGCCGCCAGCGTGACAGGGGCCTTTCCCGGGGCCGTCTATCACGCCGACGCGAGAATGGTGGTCTGGCAGAAACAGGCCCCTGAAAATACGGGCCGGGGCACCATTGCCGTCTTTTCCGCTGGCACCTCGGACATTCCGGTGGCCATGGAGGCCGTTCTTACGGCCCGGGCCATGGGTAACACCGTGGAACCGGTGTTTGACGTGGGGGTGGCCGGTATTCACCGGCTGTTCGGTTACCGGGACCTGATTGAAGAGGCCACGGTGATCGTTGTGGCGGCCGGCATGGAGGGCGCCCTGCCGTCGGTGGTGGCCGGCATGACGGGCCGGCCCGTGATCGCCGTTCCCACCAGCATCGGCTACGGCGCCGGCCTGGGGGGATTTGCCGCCCTGCTGGGCATGCTCAACAGCTGCAGCTCCAACGTGGCCGTGGTCAACATCGACAACGGGTTCGGCGCCGGGTACATGGCCGCCTGCATCAACAGAAAGTAA
- a CDS encoding aspartate kinase has protein sequence MGNHTVEKIGGTAMSQFDKVLDNIIVGDRKEKDLYNRIIVVSAYGGITNELLEHKKTSDSGVYSLFSKDDDSWAWGEAITRVGQRMCTINKGFEHLGLDVQLADRFVKERIEGVRSCLIDLTRLCSFGHFKLDEHLMTVREMLSAIGEAHSAHNSYLILKSMGINARLMDLSGWMDTDQLSLDETIKKAFESVDVAEELPIVTGYTQCKEGIMGSYDRGYTEITFSRIAVLTGAREGIIHKEYHLSSGDPKIIGEDRVETIGSTNYDVADQLSDLGMEAIHPGAARGLRKTDIPLRVKNVFEPDHPGTLITNDYRSTDARVEIIAGRKGVTGIEVWDQDMVGRWDHDLEMLKHLAAAKIRYLAKDTNANTLTHYIAAPLAKIKRLTDNIKQDFPSADILVKKVALVSAIGTNMADTWVLPTAVHSLTNAGVEILGLHKCMRQVDIQFVVDEKDFQNAICALHRDLVETGR, from the coding sequence ATGGGTAATCATACGGTTGAAAAAATCGGCGGCACCGCCATGAGCCAGTTCGACAAAGTGCTGGACAACATCATTGTCGGGGACCGCAAGGAAAAAGACCTTTACAACCGCATCATCGTGGTGTCGGCCTACGGCGGCATCACCAACGAACTCCTGGAGCACAAGAAAACCAGCGACTCCGGCGTCTATTCCCTGTTTTCAAAGGATGACGATTCCTGGGCATGGGGCGAGGCCATCACCCGGGTGGGCCAGCGGATGTGTACCATCAACAAAGGCTTTGAACACCTGGGCCTGGACGTACAGCTGGCCGACCGGTTTGTCAAGGAACGCATCGAAGGGGTCCGCAGCTGCCTGATCGACCTGACCCGACTCTGCTCTTTCGGTCACTTCAAGCTGGACGAGCACCTGATGACCGTGCGTGAAATGCTCTCCGCCATCGGCGAGGCCCACAGCGCGCACAACTCCTACCTCATCTTAAAGTCCATGGGCATCAACGCCCGGCTGATGGACCTGAGCGGATGGATGGATACCGACCAGCTCTCCCTGGACGAGACCATCAAAAAGGCTTTTGAAAGCGTCGACGTTGCCGAAGAGCTGCCCATTGTCACCGGTTATACCCAGTGCAAGGAAGGCATCATGGGCAGCTACGACCGGGGATACACGGAGATTACCTTCAGCCGGATAGCGGTGCTCACCGGTGCCCGGGAAGGGATCATTCACAAGGAGTACCACCTGAGCAGCGGCGATCCCAAGATAATCGGGGAAGACAGGGTGGAGACCATCGGCAGCACCAACTACGACGTGGCCGACCAGCTCTCCGACCTGGGCATGGAGGCCATTCATCCGGGCGCGGCCCGGGGCCTGCGAAAAACCGACATTCCGCTGCGGGTAAAAAACGTCTTCGAGCCGGACCATCCCGGCACCCTGATCACCAACGACTACAGAAGCACCGATGCCCGGGTGGAGATCATCGCCGGACGGAAGGGGGTCACCGGCATCGAGGTGTGGGACCAGGACATGGTGGGCCGGTGGGACCACGACCTGGAGATGCTCAAACACCTGGCGGCGGCAAAAATCCGGTACCTGGCAAAGGACACCAACGCCAACACCCTCACCCACTACATCGCGGCGCCCCTGGCCAAAATCAAACGGCTCACCGACAACATCAAGCAGGATTTCCCATCGGCGGACATTCTGGTAAAAAAGGTGGCCTTGGTATCGGCCATCGGCACCAACATGGCCGACACCTGGGTGCTGCCCACGGCGGTCCACTCCCTGACCAACGCCGGTGTGGAGATTCTGGGCCTGCACAAATGCATGCGCCAGGTGGACATCCAGTTCGTGGTGGATGAAAAGGATTTTCAGAACGCCATCTGCGCCCTGCACCGGGACCTGGTGGAAACCGGCCGGTAG
- the kdsB gene encoding 3-deoxy-manno-octulosonate cytidylyltransferase, which translates to MKIAAIIPSRYGSTRFAGKPLAPIAGIPMIQRVYDQVKQAICVTDIAVATDDRRIVEAVTRFGGNALMTSAACRSGTDRAAEAAKQMGLAPEDIVVNIQGDQPLIAPQTIDETLAPLLSDPDLGMTTAAFAIMDKQEITNPKDVKMVFDADGFALYFSRSPIPFARDKDTRFDTFKHLGIYAYTRRFLDIFTQLPNGVLEEIEKLEQLRALEHSHRIKTVVTRYDSPEVDIPEDIPRIEAMMASMAAD; encoded by the coding sequence ATGAAAATTGCGGCCATCATTCCATCGCGGTACGGTTCCACCCGGTTTGCGGGAAAGCCCCTGGCCCCCATTGCCGGCATTCCCATGATTCAGCGGGTCTATGACCAGGTCAAACAGGCCATATGCGTCACGGACATTGCCGTGGCCACCGATGACCGGCGCATCGTTGAAGCGGTGACCCGTTTCGGCGGTAATGCCCTGATGACGTCGGCGGCCTGCCGCAGCGGCACGGACAGGGCCGCGGAAGCGGCAAAACAGATGGGCCTGGCGCCGGAGGATATCGTGGTCAACATTCAGGGAGACCAGCCCCTGATCGCGCCCCAGACCATTGACGAGACCCTGGCCCCCCTGCTGTCCGACCCGGACCTGGGCATGACCACCGCCGCCTTTGCCATTATGGACAAACAGGAGATCACCAACCCCAAAGACGTGAAAATGGTATTTGATGCCGACGGGTTTGCCCTCTATTTTTCCCGGTCCCCCATTCCCTTTGCCAGGGACAAGGATACACGGTTTGATACCTTCAAGCACCTGGGCATCTATGCCTACACGCGACGCTTCTTAGACATATTCACTCAACTGCCCAACGGCGTTCTGGAAGAGATTGAAAAGCTGGAGCAGCTCCGGGCACTGGAACACAGCCACCGGATCAAGACGGTGGTCACCCGCTACGATTCTCCGGAAGTGGATATTCCGGAAGACATCCCCCGCATCGAAGCCATGATGGCTTCGATGGCCGCTGATTAA
- the ectA gene encoding diaminobutyrate acetyltransferase has product MDTTDNIQIVRPVRGDGPAMKRIAQETGVLSVNSTYYYALMARHFNNACMVARCGQTVCGYITGFFLPDRPDTLFVWQIGVSPEAQGKGLGKSLLVALAQQAEPEFIEATIDPDNTASIHVFQSAARHLDADWLFSDTPFFDKTDLGETEPPENRMRIGPIRLAPREE; this is encoded by the coding sequence ATGGATACCACAGACAACATTCAAATCGTCCGTCCGGTTCGGGGCGACGGTCCGGCCATGAAACGGATCGCCCAGGAGACCGGCGTGCTCTCCGTGAACTCCACCTACTACTATGCGCTGATGGCGCGCCATTTTAACAACGCCTGCATGGTGGCCCGTTGCGGGCAGACGGTGTGCGGTTATATCACCGGTTTCTTTCTGCCCGACCGGCCCGACACCCTGTTTGTCTGGCAGATCGGGGTCTCCCCGGAGGCCCAGGGAAAGGGCCTGGGCAAAAGCCTGTTGGTCGCTCTGGCCCAACAGGCCGAGCCTGAATTTATCGAGGCCACCATTGACCCGGACAACACGGCATCCATTCATGTTTTTCAATCAGCGGCAAGGCACCTGGACGCGGACTGGCTGTTTTCCGACACTCCCTTTTTTGACAAAACCGATCTGGGAGAGACCGAACCGCCGGAAAACCGCATGCGAATCGGGCCCATCCGCCTGGCACCGCGAGAAGAATAG
- the ectB gene encoding diaminobutyrate--2-oxoglutarate transaminase, with product MRIFENMESRVRGYIRSFPVIFESAKGSIMTDEMGKEYIDFFAGAGTLNYGHNNPQISQALIEYLQADGVVHGLDMATTAKKRFLQKFSDTILGPRGLDYKIQFTGPTGTNAVETALKLARMVKARSNIVCFTNGYHGLTMGALAITGNTHYRDEAYISRSNVSFLPYDGYMGPEINTLDLFRKMLADNSSGLDIPAAVILETIQAEGGVNIARSEWLKELADICYQFDILLIIDDIQVGNGRSGDFFSFEAAGIKPDIVCLSKAIGGGLPLAFILMRPDLDQWKPGEHTGTFRGNNMAFVASTQALSYWDTNDLSEAVHYKGAVMERELTAIAEKYPELDASVRGRGMIYGLEIPERGLSSQISERCFENGLVIELAGGDDQVVKFLPALIIDEETLLKGISIVDRSINEILKEKHENLKGEL from the coding sequence ATGCGTATATTTGAAAACATGGAGTCCCGCGTTCGCGGTTATATCCGGTCTTTTCCCGTGATATTTGAATCAGCCAAAGGCTCCATCATGACCGACGAAATGGGCAAAGAGTACATCGACTTTTTTGCCGGGGCCGGCACCTTAAACTATGGCCACAACAACCCGCAGATTTCACAGGCCCTGATTGAATACCTTCAGGCGGACGGCGTGGTGCACGGCCTGGACATGGCCACCACGGCAAAAAAGCGGTTTCTGCAGAAATTCAGCGACACCATTCTGGGCCCCCGGGGCCTGGACTACAAAATCCAGTTCACTGGCCCCACCGGCACCAATGCCGTGGAGACGGCCCTCAAACTGGCCCGCATGGTCAAGGCCCGCTCCAATATTGTCTGTTTTACCAACGGATACCATGGCCTCACCATGGGGGCACTGGCCATCACCGGCAACACCCACTACCGGGACGAGGCCTACATCAGCCGTTCCAACGTGAGCTTTCTGCCCTATGACGGCTACATGGGGCCGGAGATCAACACACTGGACCTGTTCCGCAAGATGCTGGCGGACAACTCCAGCGGCCTGGACATACCAGCCGCCGTGATCCTGGAGACCATTCAGGCCGAGGGTGGGGTCAACATCGCCAGAAGCGAATGGCTCAAGGAACTGGCCGACATCTGTTACCAGTTTGATATTCTGCTGATCATCGACGACATTCAGGTGGGCAACGGCCGCAGCGGTGATTTTTTCAGCTTTGAGGCGGCCGGCATCAAGCCGGACATCGTCTGCCTGTCCAAGGCCATCGGCGGGGGACTGCCCCTGGCCTTCATTCTCATGCGGCCGGACCTGGACCAGTGGAAACCCGGGGAACACACCGGCACCTTCCGCGGCAACAACATGGCCTTTGTGGCCTCGACCCAGGCCCTGTCCTACTGGGACACCAATGATCTTTCAGAGGCGGTTCATTACAAGGGTGCGGTCATGGAGCGGGAGCTTACCGCCATTGCCGAAAAATACCCGGAACTGGACGCATCGGTGCGGGGCCGGGGCATGATCTACGGCCTGGAAATTCCGGAACGGGGCCTCTCCAGCCAGATATCCGAACGCTGCTTTGAAAACGGCCTGGTCATTGAGCTGGCCGGTGGAGACGACCAGGTAGTGAAATTTCTGCCCGCCCTGATCATTGACGAAGAGACCCTGCTGAAAGGTATCAGCATTGTCGACCGGTCGATTAACGAAATCCTGAAGGAAAAGCATGAAAACCTCAAGGGAGAACTGTAA